One stretch of Pedobacter riviphilus DNA includes these proteins:
- a CDS encoding VanZ family protein, whose product MYKALKHQKWAVLWTVVVLVLCNMKISDSVGNSGFFFKGFDKMTHMGFFFVLSVLLFYGKIRYQHTFAFRTLTIFKILLINAIIGGGIELLQWKVFTYRSAEWWDFGCDMLGASMAVFSYVLLHKLNFNETMANTTLTKNS is encoded by the coding sequence TTGTACAAAGCACTAAAACATCAAAAATGGGCCGTATTATGGACCGTTGTGGTTTTAGTGCTTTGTAATATGAAAATTTCCGATTCTGTTGGTAACAGCGGTTTTTTCTTTAAAGGCTTTGATAAAATGACCCATATGGGTTTTTTCTTTGTTTTATCGGTGCTGCTCTTCTACGGTAAAATCAGATACCAGCATACTTTTGCTTTCAGAACATTAACCATTTTTAAAATATTGCTCATCAATGCGATCATTGGTGGCGGAATTGAATTGTTGCAATGGAAAGTTTTTACCTACCGATCTGCAGAATGGTGGGATTTTGGTTGCGATATGTTAGGTGCATCAATGGCTGTTTTTAGTTATGTGTTGCTCCATAAATTAAACTTCAATGAAACTATGGCGAATACCACACTTACCAAAAACAGTTAG
- a CDS encoding TonB-dependent receptor, whose protein sequence is MKRIFTLLLILSSFYVYAQKTGSVSGRVIQSKDKKPIDYASLAVKNLTDSSMVGAVSTTEDGKFVFKNLKPGTYRLYAAFLGLKNATKDFTITVDKADITLADIVLEGGAIDLQTVDIKAEIPPIVVKKDTLEFNASSFKVVENAVVEDLLKKLPGVEVDKAGTVKAQGETITKVKVDGKEFFGNDPLLATKNLPADMIDKIQIIDELSDQAQFTGIDDGSRTKIINITTRKEKKNGYFGNSTGGYGSNDRYDVNANINHFNQDKRLSVIAQFNNVNKQNFGGGLGGGNGGSNGGRGGITDTKAGGFNFSDMYADQTEINFSYFVNKSDNLILRNSVTQNLLGNVTTVFNNNQTNTSDRLNHRLNFMVDTKLDSLTSLRIQPNLSYTNNESVNNSIYTRDFGTYNTSGSQRLTNHNTAPSISNNILLRKKFMRRGRTLSLNFNTNINNNDADNYNYNPETREKDNVKTEKIINQLNDQESESISQNTRLVYTEPLDKTLSLEFNYQNGYNHNTSDRFTYDFNPVTLNYDLLNDSLSNVYENTILTNTAGFSFNKMAKKYNWNVGMAVQNTDRKNNNITRGFILKQNVFNYTPSAMFRYNFSNNKRLVFNYRGSTNQPTIQQLQPIPNNTNTQSIPLGNPDLKPEFNNTLRIAYNTFTVGKNRSLFVNVNLTQTSNKIANSSSLIEKGVNQGKFAVLPVNVNGVYSGSLSSSLSLPIMAENKLNFHINIGGNYDRDVNFTNTLKNITNSWSISNGYRLVSNLDKLDLTAGVNGSINRATYSVQPNSNTRYYTFSPNISISYMFPGDIRWSVDADYNQNTGRGENFDTHFTLVNSYLSKQFFKNRGTFKAAVNDLLNENQGVSRTANNNTIRDESYNVLRRYFMFSFTYSLNRMGGKNRIRGGEEGGRGRGGNAGSGFGGGRQRN, encoded by the coding sequence ATGAAACGAATTTTTACGCTCCTTCTAATTTTATCATCTTTTTATGTTTACGCCCAGAAAACAGGTTCAGTTAGCGGACGGGTTATTCAATCAAAAGATAAAAAGCCAATTGACTATGCTTCTTTGGCTGTTAAAAACCTCACAGATTCGAGCATGGTAGGTGCGGTAAGCACTACAGAAGATGGGAAGTTCGTTTTTAAAAATCTAAAGCCTGGTACCTACAGGTTATATGCAGCGTTTTTAGGTTTAAAGAACGCCACAAAAGATTTTACTATTACTGTGGATAAAGCAGATATAACCTTAGCAGATATTGTTTTAGAAGGCGGTGCAATCGATCTTCAGACGGTTGATATCAAAGCAGAAATTCCGCCAATTGTGGTAAAAAAAGATACCCTTGAGTTTAATGCAAGCTCGTTTAAGGTGGTAGAGAATGCTGTAGTGGAAGATTTGTTAAAGAAATTGCCAGGAGTAGAGGTAGATAAAGCCGGAACAGTAAAAGCCCAGGGCGAAACCATTACCAAAGTTAAGGTAGATGGAAAAGAGTTTTTTGGAAATGATCCTTTATTGGCCACTAAAAACCTTCCGGCCGATATGATCGATAAAATTCAGATTATCGATGAACTATCAGACCAGGCACAGTTTACCGGAATTGACGATGGCTCAAGAACCAAGATCATTAATATCACCACCAGAAAAGAAAAGAAAAACGGCTACTTCGGAAATAGCACGGGCGGTTATGGTTCTAACGACCGTTACGATGTAAATGCGAACATTAACCATTTTAATCAGGACAAGCGATTGAGTGTAATTGCCCAATTCAATAATGTAAACAAACAAAATTTTGGCGGCGGCCTGGGAGGAGGAAATGGCGGCAGTAATGGTGGCCGGGGCGGGATTACCGATACTAAAGCTGGTGGATTTAACTTCTCTGATATGTATGCCGATCAAACCGAAATTAATTTCAGCTATTTCGTTAATAAATCTGATAACCTGATTTTAAGAAACAGCGTTACCCAAAACCTTTTGGGCAATGTGACTACGGTTTTCAATAATAACCAGACCAATACTTCCGATCGCCTAAACCACCGTTTAAACTTTATGGTCGATACCAAGCTAGATTCGCTTACCTCATTGCGCATCCAGCCGAATTTAAGTTATACCAACAACGAAAGCGTAAACAACAGTATTTACACCCGCGATTTTGGCACCTATAATACAAGCGGCTCCCAGCGATTAACCAATCATAATACTGCCCCATCTATCAGTAATAATATTTTGTTGCGCAAAAAGTTTATGCGCCGTGGAAGAACATTGTCGCTGAATTTTAATACCAACATTAACAATAACGACGCCGATAATTATAATTACAATCCCGAAACGCGTGAAAAAGATAATGTTAAAACAGAAAAGATTATTAACCAGCTCAATGATCAGGAAAGCGAATCTATCAGTCAGAATACCCGACTGGTTTATACTGAACCTTTAGATAAAACCCTGAGCCTGGAGTTTAACTACCAGAATGGCTATAACCATAATACTTCTGATCGTTTTACTTACGACTTTAATCCGGTTACACTAAACTACGATTTGCTGAATGATTCATTAAGTAACGTTTACGAAAACACCATTTTAACCAATACAGCTGGTTTCAGTTTTAATAAAATGGCTAAAAAATACAACTGGAATGTGGGGATGGCCGTTCAAAATACCGATCGTAAAAATAATAACATTACCCGTGGATTTATATTAAAACAAAACGTATTTAACTATACACCTTCTGCCATGTTCAGGTACAATTTTAGTAATAACAAGCGCTTGGTCTTCAATTACCGTGGCAGCACCAATCAGCCTACCATACAACAGTTGCAGCCTATTCCTAACAATACCAACACACAAAGCATCCCGCTGGGGAACCCCGATTTAAAGCCCGAGTTTAATAATACCCTACGCATTGCCTACAACACTTTTACAGTCGGAAAAAACAGATCGTTATTTGTGAATGTAAACCTAACCCAAACTTCCAATAAAATTGCCAATAGCAGCAGTTTAATAGAAAAAGGTGTTAACCAGGGTAAATTTGCAGTACTGCCTGTAAACGTAAATGGTGTTTACTCAGGTTCATTATCCTCTTCATTGAGTTTGCCCATTATGGCAGAAAATAAGCTTAATTTCCACATCAATATAGGCGGCAACTACGATCGCGATGTAAACTTTACCAATACCTTAAAAAATATCACCAACAGCTGGTCGATTAGCAATGGTTACCGTCTGGTTTCCAATTTAGATAAACTCGATTTAACAGCCGGCGTTAATGGTTCAATTAATAGGGCTACCTATTCCGTTCAGCCCAATTCCAACACGCGTTATTACACTTTTAGTCCCAATATCAGCATCAGTTATATGTTTCCTGGCGATATCCGCTGGTCGGTTGATGCCGATTATAACCAGAATACAGGCAGAGGAGAGAATTTCGATACCCACTTTACTCTGGTGAACTCGTACCTTAGCAAACAGTTTTTTAAAAACCGGGGCACTTTTAAAGCCGCAGTAAACGATTTGCTGAACGAAAACCAGGGCGTAAGCCGTACGGCCAACAACAATACTATCCGTGACGAAAGCTACAATGTATTGCGGCGTTATTTTATGTTTTCATTTACCTATTCGTTAAATCGTATGGGTGGTAAAAACCGCATCAGAGGAGGCGAAGAAGGTGGCAGGGGACGTGGCGGTAACGCTGGTAGCGGCTTTGGCGGGGGCAGGCAACGAAACTAG
- the gcvH gene encoding glycine cleavage system protein GcvH — MNFPSELKYTKDHEWVRVEGNEAYIGVTDFAQRELGDIVYVDINTVGSEVAKEEVFGTVEAVKTVSDLYMPVTGTVLEVNAELNDNPELVNADPYGKGWMVKVSLADLAEVEGLLTAEAYQELVGA; from the coding sequence ATGAATTTTCCATCAGAATTAAAATACACTAAAGACCACGAGTGGGTTAGAGTTGAAGGTAACGAAGCTTATATTGGCGTAACTGATTTCGCGCAGCGCGAATTGGGCGATATCGTTTATGTTGATATCAATACTGTAGGTAGTGAGGTAGCTAAAGAAGAAGTTTTTGGTACTGTTGAAGCTGTTAAAACCGTGTCTGATTTATACATGCCAGTTACCGGAACGGTATTGGAAGTGAATGCTGAATTAAACGATAACCCGGAATTGGTTAACGCTGATCCTTACGGAAAAGGCTGGATGGTAAAAGTTTCTTTAGCTGATTTAGCTGAAGTAGAAGGTTTATTAACTGCAGAAGCTTACCAGGAATTGGTAGGCGCTTAA
- a CDS encoding FeoA family protein, which yields MKLSHLKVGEKGTIVAFTDLDMSVKLMEMGCLPGEEIEVERFAPLGDPMAIRVAGYQLCLRKSEADVIIIQ from the coding sequence ATGAAACTGTCGCACCTAAAAGTTGGAGAAAAGGGAACAATTGTAGCTTTTACAGATTTAGATATGTCTGTAAAGTTAATGGAGATGGGCTGCTTGCCGGGTGAGGAGATAGAGGTAGAGCGTTTTGCGCCTCTGGGCGACCCTATGGCTATCCGTGTTGCTGGCTATCAGCTTTGTTTGCGTAAAAGTGAAGCTGATGTTATCATTATTCAATAA
- a CDS encoding outer membrane beta-barrel protein, whose protein sequence is MKRNVQSAIFIVLLFCGYIAQAQNTGSISGKVINAKDKKPVDFATIAVKSLKDSSVVASGQTNPDGSFSFKAIAPGKYRIYSAFLGLKTATKDIEVAKAAVNAGEIAMSDDGVDLKTVNVTATIPIVVKKDTVEFDAKSIKVRENAVVEDLLQKVPGIEVAKDGSIKAQGETVTKVKVDGKEFFGNDPLLATKNLPADMVDKIQVIDELSEQAQFTGIDDGTRNKILNITTKNGMKHGYFGNSTVGYGSNDRYDASLNVNKFDDDRQISFIGQFNNVNKQNFGQGGGVGNGFGGGGGGRGGFGGGGGGNSGGGGGGITTTNAAGLNFADTYKDGTQFQASYFFNKSTADIIQDSHIQNLFGGSTTDVTQNLNNTTDRTNHRFNFMVDTKINPSLSIKIQPNLAYTETDGNNFNSYTRILSDGSTIGEQRNTTTAATPTISNNLLVRKSFKRRGRTLSLNVNTSINDNDGTNQNYRLDHITENGVKRDSLTNQLNNTNSHAISNTTRVVYTEPLNKTLSVEFNYQNGYSNSDSQRDVFNYNPLTLQFDLVDNTFSNIYNNRTLTNAAGFSFTTTEKKYNWNIGVAAQQTNRVNTNLTTGLKRTQNFINITPSAQFRYNFSNRKRLFINYRGSTTQPSIDQIQPIPDNTNSQTRYVGNPDLKPSFNNQLRINFNNFNIESGRFFFAGLNLTQTFNSIGNTVVPIGGGLQQVSYINVNGVYAGNANATWSLPLMAERKLTLNISGNGSYSRNVNFIAPNASTQLVKNVTNSYTISNGYKLVTNVDKFDLTGGITGSYTNSTFSAQQSANTQYYTINPSFNVSYVFPANIRLAMDIDYFRNFGGGDLYNQEYTIINPYISRQFFKNRATFKFSVNDALNQNTGISRTTSGTSITDLNYNVLKRYYMFSFTYSLTRIGGRNMSGDMQMPGQGGDGGRRIRM, encoded by the coding sequence ATGAAAAGAAACGTTCAGAGCGCAATATTCATTGTGCTCCTATTTTGTGGATATATTGCTCAGGCTCAAAATACTGGTTCGATAAGTGGAAAAGTAATTAACGCGAAAGATAAAAAGCCGGTTGATTTTGCTACAATAGCAGTTAAGAGTTTAAAAGATTCGAGTGTTGTGGCATCCGGTCAAACCAATCCTGATGGAAGTTTTAGCTTTAAGGCCATAGCTCCGGGTAAGTATAGGATTTATTCTGCCTTTTTAGGTTTAAAAACAGCTACTAAAGATATAGAAGTGGCTAAAGCAGCAGTAAATGCCGGCGAAATTGCCATGAGCGACGACGGCGTTGATTTAAAAACCGTAAATGTTACCGCTACAATTCCGATTGTGGTGAAAAAGGATACAGTAGAGTTTGATGCCAAATCGATAAAAGTACGCGAAAATGCAGTAGTTGAAGACTTGTTGCAGAAAGTGCCTGGAATTGAGGTCGCTAAAGATGGGAGTATCAAAGCACAGGGTGAAACCGTTACCAAAGTAAAGGTAGATGGAAAAGAGTTTTTTGGTAACGATCCTTTACTGGCAACCAAAAACTTACCAGCAGATATGGTTGATAAAATACAGGTAATTGATGAGCTTTCTGAACAGGCACAATTTACCGGTATTGATGATGGAACCAGAAATAAAATCCTGAACATTACCACTAAAAACGGCATGAAACACGGTTATTTCGGTAACAGTACTGTAGGCTATGGTTCTAACGACCGTTACGATGCCAGTTTAAATGTAAACAAGTTTGATGATGACCGTCAGATCAGCTTCATCGGTCAGTTTAATAACGTAAATAAACAAAACTTTGGCCAGGGTGGTGGCGTAGGAAACGGATTTGGTGGTGGTGGTGGCGGCCGTGGCGGTTTTGGCGGCGGCGGTGGAGGTAACTCCGGCGGTGGCGGAGGTGGTATCACTACAACCAATGCTGCGGGTTTAAACTTTGCCGATACTTACAAAGATGGCACACAGTTTCAGGCCAGTTATTTCTTCAATAAATCGACTGCTGATATCATTCAGGACTCACATATCCAAAATCTTTTTGGGGGTAGTACGACTGATGTTACGCAGAATTTAAACAATACAACCGACCGTACCAACCACCGTTTCAACTTTATGGTGGATACGAAGATCAATCCTTCATTATCTATTAAAATACAGCCAAACCTGGCCTATACCGAAACAGATGGAAATAACTTTAATAGTTATACCAGAATACTTAGTGACGGCTCCACTATAGGTGAACAACGCAACACCACGACTGCTGCTACACCTACCATTAGCAATAATTTATTGGTGCGTAAAAGTTTTAAGCGTAGGGGCCGCACACTATCATTAAATGTAAACACCAGCATAAATGATAACGACGGGACCAATCAAAATTACCGTTTAGATCATATTACAGAAAACGGAGTAAAAAGAGATTCGCTAACCAATCAGTTAAACAACACCAATAGCCATGCGATAAGCAATACCACAAGAGTGGTATATACTGAGCCTTTAAATAAAACCTTAAGCGTAGAGTTTAATTATCAGAACGGTTACTCAAACAGCGATTCGCAGAGAGACGTGTTTAACTATAATCCCCTTACGTTGCAATTCGATTTAGTAGATAATACCTTTTCGAATATTTATAATAACCGTACTTTAACCAATGCGGCTGGTTTTAGTTTTACTACAACAGAGAAAAAATACAACTGGAACATTGGTGTAGCCGCACAGCAGACCAATAGGGTGAATACCAATTTAACTACAGGTTTAAAACGTACACAGAACTTCATTAACATTACGCCATCTGCGCAGTTCAGATATAATTTCAGTAACCGTAAACGATTATTTATCAATTACCGCGGTTCAACTACGCAGCCAAGCATCGATCAGATTCAGCCTATCCCAGATAATACAAATTCGCAAACCCGTTACGTAGGTAACCCGGACTTGAAACCTTCATTTAATAACCAGTTGAGGATTAACTTCAATAATTTCAATATCGAAAGTGGTCGTTTCTTCTTTGCTGGATTAAACCTTACGCAGACATTTAACAGTATTGGAAATACGGTTGTTCCAATAGGTGGCGGCCTTCAGCAGGTTAGTTACATTAATGTTAATGGCGTTTATGCTGGTAATGCCAATGCTACCTGGTCTTTACCTTTAATGGCTGAGCGGAAGCTTACCTTAAATATTTCGGGTAATGGTTCGTATAGCAGAAACGTAAACTTTATTGCGCCTAACGCGAGCACTCAACTGGTGAAAAATGTGACCAATAGTTATACCATATCTAATGGTTATAAACTGGTTACCAACGTTGATAAATTTGATTTAACCGGTGGTATAACCGGTAGTTATACTAACTCTACGTTTTCGGCACAGCAATCGGCAAATACCCAGTATTACACCATTAACCCGAGCTTTAATGTGAGCTACGTATTTCCGGCAAACATCAGGCTGGCTATGGATATCGATTATTTCAGAAATTTTGGTGGTGGCGATTTGTATAACCAGGAATATACCATTATTAACCCTTATATCAGCCGTCAGTTTTTTAAAAACCGGGCTACCTTTAAATTTTCTGTAAATGATGCATTGAATCAAAATACAGGTATTTCGAGAACGACATCAGGTACTTCAATTACAGATTTAAACTATAATGTGTTAAAACGTTATTACATGTTCTCTTTCACTTATTCTCTAACTCGCATTGGAGGAAGAAATATGAGTGGAGATATGCAAATGCCTGGTCAGGGAGGTGATGGCGGTCGCCGTATAAGAATGTAA